Proteins from one Algicella marina genomic window:
- a CDS encoding ATP-binding cassette domain-containing protein, producing the protein MSYVTAQNIFLSYGKRPILERVNLSVEKGEFISIVGASGCGKSTFLRLLLAQEQPTRGEVRIDGAEPAREPGPDRGVVFQRYSVFPHMTVRENIVAATGLSRRFGRLFGAERTAARAAAGAMLERIGLSHVADQYPSSLSGGMQQRLAIGQALACKPRVLLLDEPFGALDPGTRVSMHEFLTELRAETEMTVFMVTHDLEEGFKLGDRVLVFDKPRWDPDDPEAYGATITYDFDARNDGIPFQTLEEATHATPAS; encoded by the coding sequence ATGAGTTACGTGACGGCGCAAAACATTTTCCTGAGCTACGGCAAACGGCCGATCCTGGAGCGGGTGAACCTTTCGGTGGAGAAGGGGGAGTTCATCTCCATCGTCGGCGCGTCGGGATGCGGGAAATCGACCTTCCTGCGGCTATTGCTGGCGCAGGAGCAGCCGACGCGCGGCGAGGTCCGGATCGACGGCGCGGAGCCGGCGCGGGAGCCGGGGCCGGACCGGGGCGTGGTGTTCCAGCGCTACTCGGTGTTTCCGCACATGACAGTGCGCGAGAATATCGTGGCGGCCACGGGACTTTCGCGGCGTTTCGGGCGGCTATTCGGGGCGGAGCGGACGGCCGCACGGGCGGCAGCGGGTGCGATGCTGGAGCGGATCGGGCTGAGCCACGTGGCGGACCAGTATCCAAGTTCGCTTTCGGGCGGCATGCAGCAACGGCTGGCGATCGGGCAGGCATTGGCCTGCAAACCGCGGGTACTGCTGCTGGATGAACCCTTCGGCGCGCTCGACCCCGGAACGCGGGTTTCGATGCACGAATTTCTGACGGAGCTTCGGGCCGAGACGGAAATGACCGTATTCATGGTGACGCACGACCTCGAGGAGGGTTTCAAACTCGGCGACCGTGTGCTCGTGTTCGACAAGCCGCGCTGGGACCCGGACGACCCGGAAGCCTATGGCGCGACGATCACTTACGACTTCGATGCCCGGAACGACGGCATCCCTTTCCAGACCCTTGAGGAGGCAACACATGCTACCCCCGCTTCATAA
- a CDS encoding PhoX family protein has protein sequence MTSRQPTMSADEWDELNFPRPEVQGFDEVVERAISRRGFLGGTLAFGSGAAVMGTAFLNGGSAMAQSSSRFAFEQISARTDSTVHVPNGYSWDVLVRWGDPLFSDAPEFDPATGIPTEGSDRVFGENTDGMELFSFKGHQLLAVNSEYTNNDTNLAHTEDGLPTSAEDVLRLQNFQGVSVMEVTEDADGWKVVIDSPYNRRIHHNTPMSLDGPAAGHDLLKTAADPSGTQSLGTFNNCGAGRTPWGTYLTCEENFNGYFGATGDMPTDEKISAGYDRYGINETGFDYNYHQFDPRFDVSTNPNEPHRAGYIVEIDPTQPDAVPVKRTALGRFKHENAATALAPDGRVVAYMGDDERGEFMYKWLSRDVYVPGGDTSTLLSEGQLFVAKFNEDMTGEWVALTPDATGMDAAEIAIFTRTAASAVGATTMDRPEWVAVNPTAVEAYCCLTNNSRRGATNDDGSVRSNAGGDEMTVNAPNPRKTNDYGQIVRWRPHGDNHAANTFDWDLYVMAGNPDVHTEGAYAGTANINAGNLFNSPDGMQIDSTGLIWIQTDGDDSNEGDFAGMGNNQMLAGDPVTGEIRRFLTGPNGSEVTGLTWSADKRTMFVGIQHPGGSFPDGEGSLPRSSIVVVKRDDDALVG, from the coding sequence ATGACATCCAGACAGCCAACAATGTCCGCTGACGAGTGGGACGAACTCAATTTTCCGCGCCCGGAAGTTCAAGGGTTTGACGAGGTAGTGGAACGGGCAATTTCCCGCCGCGGATTTCTTGGCGGCACCCTCGCATTCGGTTCCGGGGCCGCCGTGATGGGCACTGCGTTCCTGAACGGCGGTTCCGCAATGGCGCAGTCTTCGAGCCGCTTTGCTTTCGAGCAGATCAGCGCCCGGACTGACAGCACAGTCCATGTGCCGAATGGATACAGCTGGGACGTCCTCGTTCGTTGGGGCGATCCGCTGTTTTCTGATGCACCTGAATTCGATCCGGCAACCGGTATCCCGACCGAAGGATCCGATCGCGTGTTCGGCGAAAACACCGACGGGATGGAACTCTTCAGTTTCAAAGGCCACCAGCTTCTGGCCGTTAACAGTGAATATACCAACAACGACACAAACCTGGCCCATACCGAGGATGGCTTGCCGACATCTGCCGAGGATGTTCTGCGTCTCCAGAACTTCCAGGGTGTGTCTGTCATGGAAGTCACGGAAGACGCCGATGGGTGGAAAGTTGTTATCGACAGTCCATACAATCGCCGCATCCATCACAACACGCCGATGTCTCTGGACGGCCCCGCAGCCGGCCACGACCTGCTGAAAACGGCGGCGGACCCCAGCGGCACACAGTCATTGGGCACGTTCAACAATTGCGGCGCCGGCCGTACGCCATGGGGCACCTACCTGACCTGCGAGGAAAACTTCAACGGATATTTCGGCGCAACAGGTGACATGCCAACGGATGAGAAGATCTCAGCCGGATACGATCGCTACGGCATCAATGAGACGGGTTTTGACTACAATTACCACCAATTCGACCCGCGTTTCGATGTCTCCACCAATCCCAATGAGCCGCATCGCGCCGGCTACATCGTGGAGATCGATCCCACACAGCCCGACGCCGTTCCGGTGAAACGCACCGCCCTCGGACGTTTCAAGCATGAGAATGCGGCGACTGCCCTCGCCCCGGACGGACGCGTCGTGGCGTATATGGGCGACGACGAACGCGGCGAATTCATGTACAAGTGGCTGTCCCGCGATGTCTACGTTCCCGGCGGCGATACCTCCACGCTCTTGTCCGAGGGCCAGCTGTTCGTGGCAAAGTTCAATGAGGACATGACGGGCGAATGGGTGGCCCTGACACCCGATGCGACTGGCATGGACGCTGCCGAAATCGCCATTTTCACCCGCACCGCCGCGTCCGCTGTCGGTGCAACTACGATGGACCGCCCCGAGTGGGTCGCAGTCAATCCAACTGCTGTGGAAGCCTATTGCTGCCTCACCAACAACAGCCGCCGCGGTGCCACCAATGACGACGGCTCGGTCCGCAGCAATGCCGGTGGCGACGAGATGACCGTGAACGCGCCCAACCCGCGGAAAACCAATGACTACGGCCAAATCGTCCGCTGGCGCCCCCATGGAGACAACCATGCGGCCAACACCTTCGATTGGGATCTCTACGTCATGGCCGGCAATCCGGACGTGCACACCGAAGGCGCCTACGCCGGCACGGCCAACATCAACGCTGGCAACCTCTTCAACTCACCGGACGGAATGCAGATCGACAGCACTGGCCTGATCTGGATTCAGACGGATGGCGACGACTCGAACGAGGGTGACTTTGCCGGCATGGGCAACAATCAGATGCTCGCGGGCGACCCGGTAACCGGCGAAATCCGCCGCTTCCTTACCGGCCCCAACGGCTCCGAGGTGACAGGTCTCACCTGGTCAGCGGACAAACGCACAATGTTCGTCGGCATTCAGCATCCGGGTGGCTCCTTCCCGGACGGCGAAGGCTCCCTGCCCCGGTCATCCATCGTTGTCGTCAAACGCGACGACGATGCCCTCGTCGGCTGA
- the betA gene encoding choline dehydrogenase, with protein MQADFVIVGAGSAGCAMAYRLSESGEHSVLVIEHGGSDFGPLIQMPGALSYPMNMARYDWGMKSEPEPHLGGRELATPRGKVIGGSSSINGMVYVRGHAKDFDHWAESGADGWAYSDVLPYYQRMETWDSAGHGGDPEWRGKNGPLHVTRGKRDNPLVTAFVEAGRQAGYQTTDDYNGEKQEGFGPMEQTIHNGERWSAAKAYLRPALKRQNCSLLRALARKVVIEDGRAVGVEVERGGKLEVIRAGREVVLAASSLNTPKILMHSGIGPAAHLTEFGIPVVADRPGVGSNLQDHLEIYLQMTATQPVTLFKYWNLFGKAMVGAQWLFTRTGPGASNQFESAAFIRSGAGVEYPDIQYHFLPIAVRYDGQAAAEGHGFQAHVGPMRSPSRGTVRLRSSDPNDAPRILFNYMSQPEDWEAFRTCIRLTREIFAQEAFKPYAGHEIQPGVALQSDDELDGFLREHVESAYHPCGTARIGRRDDPMAVVDPECRVIGVEGLRVADSSIFPRITNGNLNGPSIMVGEKASDHILGKETLPRSNAQPWMHPDWQKSQR; from the coding sequence ATGCAGGCAGATTTCGTGATCGTTGGTGCCGGTTCTGCCGGATGCGCGATGGCGTACAGATTGTCGGAGAGCGGTGAGCACTCTGTACTGGTAATCGAGCATGGCGGTAGTGATTTCGGCCCACTGATCCAGATGCCCGGTGCGCTGTCCTACCCGATGAACATGGCCCGCTATGACTGGGGCATGAAGAGCGAGCCGGAGCCACATTTGGGAGGACGCGAACTGGCGACACCGCGCGGCAAGGTGATCGGCGGATCTTCGTCCATCAACGGTATGGTCTATGTACGCGGTCACGCCAAGGACTTCGACCATTGGGCCGAAAGCGGCGCGGACGGCTGGGCCTACTCTGATGTTCTGCCCTATTACCAGCGGATGGAAACGTGGGACAGCGCCGGCCATGGAGGCGATCCGGAATGGCGCGGGAAGAACGGGCCATTGCATGTCACGCGGGGCAAGCGCGACAACCCGCTGGTAACGGCTTTCGTAGAAGCCGGCAGACAGGCCGGCTATCAGACGACGGATGACTACAATGGCGAGAAGCAGGAAGGCTTCGGACCAATGGAGCAGACGATCCACAACGGTGAGCGATGGTCTGCTGCGAAAGCCTACCTGCGCCCTGCACTGAAACGTCAGAACTGCTCGTTACTGCGCGCGCTCGCCCGCAAGGTCGTGATCGAGGATGGGCGTGCCGTGGGCGTGGAAGTAGAGCGCGGCGGCAAGCTGGAAGTGATCCGTGCCGGACGCGAGGTGGTACTTGCTGCGTCCTCTCTCAATACTCCGAAAATCCTGATGCACTCTGGCATCGGGCCGGCGGCGCATCTTACGGAATTCGGGATTCCGGTGGTGGCGGACAGACCGGGCGTCGGAAGCAATTTGCAGGACCATTTGGAAATCTACCTGCAGATGACGGCGACCCAGCCGGTGACGCTGTTCAAATATTGGAACCTGTTCGGCAAGGCGATGGTGGGAGCGCAGTGGCTGTTTACACGGACGGGGCCCGGCGCCTCCAACCAGTTTGAATCTGCGGCCTTCATTCGCAGCGGGGCAGGGGTGGAATACCCCGACATTCAGTATCATTTCCTGCCGATAGCGGTTCGGTACGACGGGCAGGCGGCGGCGGAGGGGCACGGTTTTCAGGCCCATGTGGGGCCGATGCGTTCCCCCTCTCGCGGGACCGTCCGGCTACGTTCCTCCGATCCGAACGATGCGCCGCGCATCCTGTTCAACTACATGAGCCAACCGGAGGACTGGGAAGCGTTCCGCACCTGCATCCGGCTGACGCGGGAAATATTCGCGCAGGAGGCCTTCAAGCCCTATGCCGGTCACGAGATACAGCCGGGCGTGGCATTGCAGAGCGACGATGAGCTTGACGGGTTCCTGCGGGAACACGTGGAGAGTGCTTATCACCCTTGCGGAACGGCACGGATCGGACGACGCGATGACCCGATGGCCGTGGTGGATCCGGAGTGCCGGGTGATCGGAGTGGAGGGATTGCGGGTGGCTGACAGCTCGATCTTCCCGCGGATAACCAACGGCAACCTGAACGGGCCTTCGATCATGGTCGGGGAAAAGGCATCCGACCACATCCTGGGCAAGGAGACGTTGCCACGTTCAAACGCCCAGCCGTGGATGCATCCGGACTGGCAGAAGAGCCAACGGTAA
- a CDS encoding agmatinase family protein, translating to MLPPLHKTRSHHPVDRGAQDRRAHHPDLSKLMGWKAARKEEEIPGEEWEKEKAWALRMGLTAADSIEDRSIPTFARGELPHYAGINTFLKAPYTEDVTEVGNYDATVLGAPFDGGTTYRPGTRFGPQGVRKISALYTPYNYEIGVDLREQMSLCDAGDIFTIPGNIEKTFDQISRAVSHVFSSGSMPIIIGGDHSIGFPCVRGIAECTSKKIGIVHFDRHADIQEKDLDERMHTTPWFHSTNLPNVPAKNLVQVGIGGWQVPREAVKVARERETNIITMGDMEKMGIDKTAEMALEMAWDGVDMVYMSFDIDSIDCGFVPGTGWPEPGGFLPREALALASKVAAEGICGMELVEVSPPYDQSEITALMGTRVIVDVLGALVSNGKMGAHKRHIDKPVSLPMGEYSEATHGKRWTTRAGSK from the coding sequence ATGCTACCCCCGCTTCATAAGACACGCTCTCACCACCCGGTGGACAGGGGAGCGCAGGATCGCCGAGCGCATCACCCGGATCTTTCCAAGCTGATGGGCTGGAAGGCGGCGCGGAAGGAAGAGGAGATTCCGGGCGAGGAGTGGGAGAAGGAGAAGGCCTGGGCGCTGCGTATGGGGCTGACGGCGGCGGACAGTATCGAGGACCGCTCCATCCCAACCTTCGCGCGGGGGGAGTTGCCGCATTACGCGGGGATCAACACCTTTCTGAAGGCGCCCTATACCGAGGATGTGACGGAAGTGGGCAATTACGATGCCACCGTGCTCGGCGCGCCGTTCGACGGGGGGACGACCTACCGGCCGGGCACGCGGTTCGGGCCGCAGGGGGTGCGGAAGATATCGGCGCTTTATACGCCCTACAACTATGAGATCGGGGTGGATCTGCGCGAACAGATGAGCCTGTGCGATGCGGGGGATATCTTTACCATTCCTGGCAACATCGAGAAAACGTTCGACCAGATCAGCCGGGCGGTATCGCATGTGTTCAGTTCCGGGTCGATGCCGATCATCATCGGCGGCGATCATTCCATCGGGTTTCCGTGTGTGCGTGGGATCGCTGAGTGCACCTCCAAGAAAATCGGGATCGTGCATTTCGACCGGCATGCCGACATTCAGGAAAAGGATCTGGACGAGCGGATGCACACGACGCCGTGGTTCCACTCCACGAACCTGCCGAACGTACCTGCCAAGAACCTCGTACAGGTCGGCATCGGTGGCTGGCAGGTGCCGCGCGAGGCGGTGAAGGTTGCCCGCGAGCGGGAGACAAACATCATTACCATGGGCGACATGGAGAAGATGGGCATCGACAAGACTGCCGAGATGGCGCTGGAGATGGCGTGGGATGGGGTGGATATGGTCTATATGTCTTTTGACATAGACAGCATCGACTGTGGTTTCGTGCCGGGAACGGGCTGGCCGGAGCCGGGCGGCTTTCTGCCGCGCGAGGCGTTGGCCTTGGCCTCCAAGGTGGCGGCGGAGGGGATTTGCGGAATGGAGTTGGTAGAAGTATCACCGCCGTACGATCAATCCGAAATCACGGCACTGATGGGCACCCGCGTTATCGTCGATGTGCTGGGAGCGCTGGTGTCCAATGGCAAGATGGGCGCGCACAAGCGGCACATCGACAAGCCGGTGAGCCTGCCGATGGGCGAGTATTCCGAAGCGACCCACGGGAAGCGCTGGACCACTCGGGCAGGGAGCAAGTGA
- a CDS encoding LamG-like jellyroll fold domain-containing protein produces MDDYSIFFDETAVDTPSGMRTAVRATNAPDGGVPLHGSGLQGAVYSPGTGVYSITRLQEVIDQSPDPQILFNATELNYRGHGSETTIADFVGDDAGSISGPGNQTLMDDAGFQLSGYIYIPPGVHEIEVVSDDGFLLELGGVEFSRFEGGRAPDGTARVADFQGGLYSLDMLYFDSGGGQQLQLRIDGVTVDSSAYFRSVWEFNNPPEGTEIVPVDEYHPSFFLGEDTLDGDDVVNGTWRADTIEGLGGDDELSGGNGNDHINGGYGDDLLEGDDGNDTLDGGRGSDMLVGGAGDDLLISRSDAGITRIGQLATGNQTRPDPDGEVNFYRQFLRGYEDQPLVAHDILVGGEGNDTFLFSPQINAKLEIIERHVRSDGTINWAGVAGENDELHDHWIDSFGIDVIADYNRHEDTIAVVGHTANVRLNYRDLNDDGVMDTVLSVYSQQMMGNGGAHDQDLIGQILVFGDRVYLEDVIVNPNVAYGIVDTIDEVAEALRPDGEVMVNDGVRGYDSRDTNGGLGSITGSPEDYVDNPWWDELEVAGRSRPDPVTTRGSFDQLGTEEVEGQTINGSAGNDRLAPTAESQAGIPGALGYWTFNRQGGDGIFEDARGGPDAVAYSLVEAQSLVRTNGYIGGPRNGVPALDFNGGNQFAFIEHDSAFEVTQGTIALWVRPDDLGESSIFLSKDASGNGDGGHFRLGHTDDGGLFLRMAPGDGGSNVSWETSPDLLNEGRWQHIAVSFTENGVTVYLDGQAVPNSAWSSVEGDVGNPGVYTEAFFVNNHEPWVLGADSSGSENADTAQEFGADAARLDRAFDGALAEFGFWGGFEPGDALNSWQLNRLISHGPGQAVTADSGPEPMAAGDDEINGGRGDDTIDGGAGDDVLRGNQGRDFIEGGYGDDILNGGNGDDVLNGGRGSDMLLGGAGNDLLISVSDVGEPRIGQLVTGNPTRPADPGSLNWNRAQLRDWVDQAIVGDDVMVGGRGRDHFYFETRINARLDIIMEHVNEDRTIDWAGVAGENTYLHDHWVDSLGIEVITDYNAGQDTISVIGHTTNVRVTYEGIDTNGDGIDDAVVSIIEVYSQQMGGGGGAHDQDNLGYIVVHGDLVNVEDINTQPGVTYGIVDTIDELNEAVAPTGETRRSTGPDGSTLTGYDSRDTEGDPIGSDPSDFSENPFLAGILRSARTQTLGDAAPMWVVASDPGREFFGGGYDTLGHTRGMARAQGTWAFSFTADEVGHREMALISKDHLGYESGGHLSIWIDEQGYLRVRMQGTHETRELRFHDERIEAGETYNIAFTFNEQTLSLFVNGELVDVEDGVEGGMVGNTEDMLIGGSSIYRRDGLDNADWFFDGSIENVTLLNRRMTEVEAVLFDEFGGDASMLLTSINALDLPRTVGNNWGQIMNGTSGHDLILSMGGDDNVSGGDGHDFLIGGEGDDVLSGQRGLDTLRGEEGDDSLYGGGHNDILDGGLGDDTLHAGWGHDVVSGGYGNDVIMGDGGNDIINGGAGNDFINGGDGRDTIVFDFFGSDNADTVRHFVTGTDQIAFDETVFDLGDNLRDAFVRGTSANDADARLIYDRPTGRLFYDADGSGSEAEMEIVARFGAGTNLVLDDITTI; encoded by the coding sequence ATGGATGACTATTCGATTTTTTTCGACGAAACGGCGGTTGATACACCTTCGGGGATGAGAACGGCAGTACGGGCGACGAATGCGCCGGATGGTGGCGTGCCGCTGCATGGTTCCGGCCTACAGGGCGCGGTATACTCGCCGGGAACCGGAGTTTATTCTATCACCCGGCTTCAGGAAGTTATCGACCAGTCACCCGACCCGCAGATTCTCTTCAATGCGACCGAGCTGAATTACCGCGGCCACGGCAGCGAAACGACGATTGCGGATTTCGTCGGTGATGATGCTGGCAGCATCTCCGGGCCGGGCAACCAGACCCTGATGGACGACGCGGGTTTTCAGCTTTCGGGGTATATCTACATTCCGCCCGGTGTACATGAAATCGAAGTCGTCTCCGATGATGGTTTCCTGCTGGAACTGGGCGGCGTCGAGTTTTCGCGGTTCGAGGGCGGACGGGCTCCGGACGGCACGGCGCGGGTGGCGGACTTCCAGGGCGGGCTCTACTCGCTCGACATGCTGTACTTCGATTCCGGCGGTGGCCAGCAGCTTCAGTTGCGGATCGACGGAGTTACTGTGGATTCGAGCGCCTATTTCCGCTCCGTCTGGGAGTTCAACAATCCGCCGGAGGGCACGGAGATCGTGCCGGTGGACGAATACCACCCGTCTTTCTTCCTCGGCGAGGATACGCTGGACGGTGACGATGTCGTAAACGGGACATGGCGGGCTGACACCATCGAAGGCCTTGGTGGTGACGACGAGCTTTCCGGGGGTAACGGCAACGACCACATCAACGGCGGATACGGAGACGATCTACTCGAAGGCGATGACGGCAACGATACGTTGGACGGCGGGCGTGGGTCCGACATGCTGGTCGGAGGTGCGGGCGACGACCTGCTCATCAGCCGGTCGGACGCCGGGATCACCCGGATCGGCCAACTTGCCACAGGCAACCAGACGCGCCCCGATCCGGATGGTGAGGTCAATTTCTACCGCCAGTTCCTGCGCGGATACGAAGATCAGCCACTTGTGGCGCATGACATCCTTGTCGGTGGAGAGGGCAACGATACCTTCCTGTTTTCCCCCCAGATCAATGCCAAACTGGAAATCATCGAGCGCCACGTACGCAGCGACGGCACGATCAACTGGGCCGGTGTGGCCGGCGAAAACGACGAATTGCATGACCATTGGATCGACAGTTTCGGCATTGACGTCATTGCAGACTACAACCGTCATGAGGACACGATTGCCGTGGTTGGGCATACGGCGAATGTCCGGCTTAACTATCGCGACCTGAACGACGATGGGGTGATGGACACTGTCCTGAGTGTCTATTCGCAACAGATGATGGGCAACGGCGGTGCGCATGACCAGGACCTGATCGGTCAGATCCTGGTGTTCGGCGACCGAGTCTATCTCGAGGATGTCATCGTCAATCCCAATGTCGCTTACGGCATTGTCGATACCATCGACGAGGTGGCGGAAGCGCTGCGGCCCGACGGCGAGGTGATGGTCAATGACGGGGTGCGGGGATATGACTCCAGGGATACCAATGGTGGCCTTGGCAGCATTACAGGGTCGCCCGAGGACTATGTAGACAATCCGTGGTGGGACGAACTTGAAGTGGCCGGGCGCAGCCGTCCGGACCCGGTGACGACACGCGGCTCCTTCGATCAACTCGGTACGGAAGAAGTTGAAGGACAGACAATCAACGGCAGTGCCGGCAACGACAGGCTGGCGCCAACGGCGGAGAGCCAGGCAGGTATCCCCGGTGCGCTGGGCTACTGGACGTTCAATCGGCAGGGCGGTGACGGTATTTTCGAGGATGCACGGGGCGGACCCGATGCGGTGGCCTATTCCCTTGTCGAGGCGCAGTCGCTCGTCCGGACCAACGGCTACATAGGTGGTCCGCGCAACGGTGTGCCGGCGCTGGATTTCAACGGTGGCAACCAGTTTGCCTTTATCGAGCATGACAGTGCATTCGAAGTGACGCAGGGAACGATTGCCCTTTGGGTTCGGCCCGACGATTTGGGCGAAAGCAGCATTTTCCTCTCCAAGGATGCCAGCGGCAACGGCGACGGTGGCCATTTCCGTCTGGGCCACACCGATGACGGAGGCCTGTTCCTGCGGATGGCACCGGGCGATGGTGGCAGTAATGTAAGTTGGGAGACATCGCCGGACCTTCTGAACGAAGGACGCTGGCAGCATATCGCTGTTTCCTTTACCGAGAATGGCGTGACGGTCTATCTCGATGGGCAGGCGGTTCCGAACTCGGCTTGGTCTTCGGTGGAGGGCGACGTGGGCAATCCGGGCGTCTACACCGAGGCCTTCTTCGTGAACAATCACGAGCCCTGGGTTCTGGGGGCCGACAGCTCCGGTTCGGAGAACGCCGACACGGCACAGGAATTTGGCGCGGACGCGGCGCGGCTGGACCGTGCTTTTGATGGTGCGCTGGCTGAATTCGGGTTCTGGGGCGGTTTCGAGCCGGGGGATGCGCTGAACAGCTGGCAACTCAACCGGCTGATCAGCCACGGGCCCGGTCAGGCGGTGACCGCAGACTCCGGGCCGGAGCCGATGGCGGCTGGTGACGACGAGATCAACGGTGGGCGTGGCGATGACACGATTGATGGTGGTGCCGGAGATGACGTGTTGCGCGGCAACCAGGGCCGCGATTTCATCGAAGGCGGCTATGGCGACGACATCCTGAACGGCGGAAATGGCGATGACGTTCTGAACGGCGGCCGCGGCTCCGACATGCTTCTGGGCGGGGCAGGCAACGATCTGCTGATTTCCGTTTCCGATGTCGGCGAGCCGAGGATCGGACAGCTTGTCACCGGAAACCCGACGCGGCCTGCAGACCCCGGCAGCCTGAACTGGAACCGGGCGCAGCTGCGCGACTGGGTCGACCAGGCGATTGTCGGTGACGACGTGATGGTTGGTGGCAGAGGGCGCGACCATTTCTATTTCGAGACGCGGATCAACGCTCGGCTCGATATCATCATGGAGCATGTCAACGAGGATCGGACTATCGACTGGGCCGGCGTGGCGGGCGAAAACACCTATCTGCACGATCATTGGGTGGACAGTCTCGGGATCGAGGTGATCACCGACTACAACGCGGGCCAGGATACGATTTCCGTGATCGGGCACACCACAAACGTGCGCGTGACCTATGAGGGCATCGACACGAACGGTGACGGTATCGATGATGCTGTCGTTTCGATCATCGAGGTCTATTCCCAGCAGATGGGCGGCGGCGGCGGTGCACACGATCAGGACAATCTCGGCTATATCGTCGTGCATGGTGACTTGGTGAACGTGGAGGACATCAACACTCAGCCCGGTGTGACCTACGGAATCGTCGACACGATCGACGAGTTGAACGAGGCTGTGGCGCCGACCGGTGAGACGCGGCGCAGTACGGGGCCTGATGGCTCAACTCTGACTGGCTATGACAGCCGCGATACGGAAGGTGATCCGATCGGATCCGATCCCTCGGACTTTTCCGAGAACCCATTTCTTGCCGGTATCCTGCGTTCCGCTCGCACCCAGACGCTGGGCGATGCGGCGCCGATGTGGGTCGTCGCCTCTGATCCGGGGCGCGAATTTTTCGGCGGTGGCTATGACACGCTGGGACACACGCGGGGCATGGCAAGGGCGCAGGGAACCTGGGCTTTCTCCTTCACCGCGGACGAGGTCGGCCATCGCGAAATGGCACTGATCTCCAAGGATCATCTCGGCTACGAAAGTGGTGGTCACCTGTCGATCTGGATCGACGAGCAGGGCTATCTGCGGGTACGGATGCAAGGCACCCACGAAACCCGCGAGTTGCGTTTCCACGATGAGCGGATCGAGGCAGGTGAGACGTACAACATTGCCTTCACCTTCAACGAACAGACGCTTTCCCTGTTTGTGAACGGCGAACTGGTCGATGTGGAAGACGGCGTCGAAGGAGGCATGGTCGGCAACACCGAGGATATGCTCATCGGCGGGTCCAGCATCTATAGGCGCGACGGATTGGACAACGCCGACTGGTTCTTTGACGGCAGTATCGAGAATGTCACCTTGCTGAACCGTCGCATGACGGAGGTTGAAGCCGTACTGTTCGATGAATTCGGTGGCGATGCCAGCATGTTGCTGACCTCGATCAACGCGCTCGATCTGCCGCGCACCGTTGGCAACAACTGGGGTCAGATCATGAATGGCACCAGTGGTCATGACCTGATCCTGTCAATGGGCGGGGACGACAACGTCTCAGGCGGCGACGGTCATGATTTCCTGATCGGCGGTGAAGGCGATGATGTACTTTCGGGTCAACGTGGTCTCGATACGTTGCGGGGTGAGGAAGGCGATGACAGCCTGTATGGGGGTGGCCACAACGACATCCTCGACGGCGGGCTGGGTGACGATACATTGCACGCCGGCTGGGGCCACGATGTGGTCTCGGGCGGATATGGTAATGACGTGATCATGGGGGATGGCGGCAACGACATCATCAATGGCGGCGCCGGCAACGATTTCATCAATGGGGGCGATGGGCGCGATACCATCGTGTTCGACTTCTTCGGATCGGACAATGCCGATACTGTCCGTCATTTCGTGACGGGAACCGATCAGATCGCCTTCGACGAAACAGTTTTCGATCTGGGTGACAACCTGCGCGATGCATTCGTTCGCGGCACGTCTGCCAATGATGCAGATGCCCGGCTGATCTACGACCGACCGACTGGCCGGCTCTTCTACGACGCCGATGGCAGCGGCAGCGAAGCCGAGATGGAAATCGTCGCCCGTTTCGGGGCCGGAACGAACTTGGTGCTGGACGACATCACCACGATTTGA